From one Musa acuminata AAA Group cultivar baxijiao chromosome BXJ2-6, Cavendish_Baxijiao_AAA, whole genome shotgun sequence genomic stretch:
- the LOC135613697 gene encoding protein JASON-like isoform X2: MGCMFRCFGFKDNNDERRSHPVPSSSASTSKIDQGYLVPKRQLGSLFLDEDSPPEQVTIPSAKKNGVKDGLCGEFKHEADFLKACGAILQTPVEIKKTSVGTVQAPHEHGVSSSYNSWLPGTSCKKLLWDEKRELSQCPIQMQDFAGFSQSNSQSCIFEGHQTQHCKCSFPSTNWSNSVDLGVVQNESAVEPKLDIHTPDISHQHKSQTRNCASKCSPFPTPLKVTNEMETPATVYPANRENVRTGRNATIQTQYVCPVINAVENLSRWKLLDEDSSEKLQSYDNLDKKTNHSPDTGDKMQQLQLISSPEDSQLSITHRLTSPSDKRRQKDEEVYTDKYVSGKTMNKLEAPSDDRDKTILSLKYPEQVVTSLSQWLKPPIKKDGLHDELHEKSRSGKSSDADRPILGMVAAHWKDEEPEPKLSKRWDGNGIPNSTNKYKEDQKVSWHATPFEERLEKALSDENFIPQRNLHHGKLIELEGEGELSDTAAS; this comes from the exons ATGGGCTGTATGTTCAGATGCTTTGGGTTCAAAGATAACAATGATGAACGGAGGAGCCATCCGGTTCCCAGTTCAAGTGCTTCCACGAGCAAG ATCGATCAGGGCTATTTGGTGCCAAAGCGGCAGCTGGGATCCTTGTTTCTGGATGAAG ATTCCCCACCTGAGCAAGTAACAATTCCGAGTGCGAAGAAAAATGGTGTCAAAGATGGCTTATGCGGGGAATTTAAGCATGAG GCTGACTTTCTCAAGGCTTGTGGTGCTATACTCCAAACTCccgtagaaataaaaaaaacatcgGTAGGAACTGTCCAAGCTCCTCATGAGCATGGTGTTTCTTCCAGTTATAACTCATGGCTTCCTGGAACTTCTTGTAAGAAGCTTCTTTGGGATGAAAAACGTGAGCTTTCCCAATGTCCTATACAGATGCAAGACTTTGCTGGTTTTTCGCAGAGCAACTCTCAGAG CTGTATATTTGAGGGTCATCAAACTCAGCACTGTAAATGTTCTTTCCCTTCGACTAATTGGAGCAACTCAGTGGACCTAGGTGTAGTACAAAATGAATCTGCTGTGGAACCAAAATTGGATATTCATACCCCAGATATATCTCATCAACACAAGTCCCAGACTCGGAATTGTGCTTCTAAATGTTCACCTTTTCCAACACCACTGAAAGTGACCAATGAGATGGAGACACCTGCAACAGTATATCCTGCCAATCGAGAGAATGTTAGAACTGGGAGAAACGCCACAATTCAGACACAGTATGTATGTCCGGTTATCAATGCTGTGGAAAATCTCTCTCGGTGGAAACTGTTGGATGAAGATTCCTCTGAAAAATTGCAATCATATGACAATCTAGATAAGAAAACAAATCATAGTCCTGATACTGGAGATAAAATGCAACAATTGCAACTTATATCATCTCCTGAGGATTCTCAATTGTCTATCACCCACAGGCTCACCTCTCCAAGTGATAAGAGAAGACAAAAAGATGAGGAAGTCTACACTGATAAATATGTTTCTGGGAAGACTATGAACAAATTGGAAGCACCTTCCGATGATAGAGATAAGACAATATTGAGCCTGAAATACCCAGAGCAAGTAGTAACAAGCTTATCTCAATGGTTGAAACCTCCTATTAAAAAGGATGGACTGCACGATGAGCTTCATGAAAAATCTCGCTCAGGAAAGAGCTCTGATGCAGACAGGCCTATTCTTGGCATGGTTGCAGCACACTGGAAAGATGAAGAGCCTGAACCTAAATTGTCGAAAAGGTGGGATGGAAATGGAATTCCAAACTCAACAAACAAGTATAAAGAG GATCAGAAAGTCAGCTGGCATGCAACCCCATTTGAAGAGAGACTAGAGAAAGCACTCTCTGATGAAAATTTCATACCACAAAG GAACCTTCATCATGGAAAACTGATAGAATTGGAGGGTGAAGGTGAGCTAAGCGATACGGCGGCATCATAA
- the LOC135613697 gene encoding protein JASON-like isoform X1 — MGCMFRCFGFKDNNDERRSHPVPSSSASTSKIDQGYLVPKRQLGSLFLDEETDSPPEQVTIPSAKKNGVKDGLCGEFKHEADFLKACGAILQTPVEIKKTSVGTVQAPHEHGVSSSYNSWLPGTSCKKLLWDEKRELSQCPIQMQDFAGFSQSNSQSCIFEGHQTQHCKCSFPSTNWSNSVDLGVVQNESAVEPKLDIHTPDISHQHKSQTRNCASKCSPFPTPLKVTNEMETPATVYPANRENVRTGRNATIQTQYVCPVINAVENLSRWKLLDEDSSEKLQSYDNLDKKTNHSPDTGDKMQQLQLISSPEDSQLSITHRLTSPSDKRRQKDEEVYTDKYVSGKTMNKLEAPSDDRDKTILSLKYPEQVVTSLSQWLKPPIKKDGLHDELHEKSRSGKSSDADRPILGMVAAHWKDEEPEPKLSKRWDGNGIPNSTNKYKEDQKVSWHATPFEERLEKALSDENFIPQRNLHHGKLIELEGEGELSDTAAS, encoded by the exons ATGGGCTGTATGTTCAGATGCTTTGGGTTCAAAGATAACAATGATGAACGGAGGAGCCATCCGGTTCCCAGTTCAAGTGCTTCCACGAGCAAG ATCGATCAGGGCTATTTGGTGCCAAAGCGGCAGCTGGGATCCTTGTTTCTGGATGAAG AGACAGATTCCCCACCTGAGCAAGTAACAATTCCGAGTGCGAAGAAAAATGGTGTCAAAGATGGCTTATGCGGGGAATTTAAGCATGAG GCTGACTTTCTCAAGGCTTGTGGTGCTATACTCCAAACTCccgtagaaataaaaaaaacatcgGTAGGAACTGTCCAAGCTCCTCATGAGCATGGTGTTTCTTCCAGTTATAACTCATGGCTTCCTGGAACTTCTTGTAAGAAGCTTCTTTGGGATGAAAAACGTGAGCTTTCCCAATGTCCTATACAGATGCAAGACTTTGCTGGTTTTTCGCAGAGCAACTCTCAGAG CTGTATATTTGAGGGTCATCAAACTCAGCACTGTAAATGTTCTTTCCCTTCGACTAATTGGAGCAACTCAGTGGACCTAGGTGTAGTACAAAATGAATCTGCTGTGGAACCAAAATTGGATATTCATACCCCAGATATATCTCATCAACACAAGTCCCAGACTCGGAATTGTGCTTCTAAATGTTCACCTTTTCCAACACCACTGAAAGTGACCAATGAGATGGAGACACCTGCAACAGTATATCCTGCCAATCGAGAGAATGTTAGAACTGGGAGAAACGCCACAATTCAGACACAGTATGTATGTCCGGTTATCAATGCTGTGGAAAATCTCTCTCGGTGGAAACTGTTGGATGAAGATTCCTCTGAAAAATTGCAATCATATGACAATCTAGATAAGAAAACAAATCATAGTCCTGATACTGGAGATAAAATGCAACAATTGCAACTTATATCATCTCCTGAGGATTCTCAATTGTCTATCACCCACAGGCTCACCTCTCCAAGTGATAAGAGAAGACAAAAAGATGAGGAAGTCTACACTGATAAATATGTTTCTGGGAAGACTATGAACAAATTGGAAGCACCTTCCGATGATAGAGATAAGACAATATTGAGCCTGAAATACCCAGAGCAAGTAGTAACAAGCTTATCTCAATGGTTGAAACCTCCTATTAAAAAGGATGGACTGCACGATGAGCTTCATGAAAAATCTCGCTCAGGAAAGAGCTCTGATGCAGACAGGCCTATTCTTGGCATGGTTGCAGCACACTGGAAAGATGAAGAGCCTGAACCTAAATTGTCGAAAAGGTGGGATGGAAATGGAATTCCAAACTCAACAAACAAGTATAAAGAG GATCAGAAAGTCAGCTGGCATGCAACCCCATTTGAAGAGAGACTAGAGAAAGCACTCTCTGATGAAAATTTCATACCACAAAG GAACCTTCATCATGGAAAACTGATAGAATTGGAGGGTGAAGGTGAGCTAAGCGATACGGCGGCATCATAA
- the LOC103989589 gene encoding CBBY-like protein isoform X2: MRDAVAASRINLRLSFPLPFSCDPPFPPRPMAAAAVARCLVLSGSLPGSPVAWHDVPKNPSPSPPPPLPCVAGFCRGSVGFPTFKNAKSPRFSSSRRFSSSDLQDSKPAQDLALLLEVEGVIADIYRLGNRQAFNVAFQKLGLDCANWTEPIYADLSRKAAGDEERMLILFFNRIGWPASLPTNEKEAFMKRVLREKQKALEDFSTSSSLTLRPGVEKFTCCPVDSLQQIWGQSRSIIEKLGQERLSKVKIVGKEEVKESLYGQLVLGKGVSSSLEELLAKEVQKAATMEKQRIAQDVASILKLSVDIDISSPESLENIIVTLRAGAEYTGLPVDNCVLIAGSQSGVYGAERIGMPCVVIRSGATARAEFRSAKAVMDAFGGADLTLSKLRRKKWS; encoded by the exons ATGAGAGACGCCGTCGCTGCTTCACGGATCAATCTGCGTCTCTCCTTCCCCCTTCCTTTCTCCTGCGATCCCCCCTTCCCACCGCGGCCGATGGCCGCGGCCGCCGTCGCCCGATGCCTCGTTCTTAGCGGTTCCCTCCCCGGCTCGCCCGTCGCCTGGCACGATGTCCCCAAGAACCCGTCTCCTTCTCCGCCGCCTCCGCTTCCCTGCGTTGCCGGCTTCTGCAGGGGCTCCGTCGGTTTTCCCACCTTCAAGAACGCCAAATCGCCCCGATTTTCGTCTTCCCGTCGCTTCTCCTCGTCCGATCTCCAAGATTCGAAGCCGGCGCAGGACCTCGCTCTTCTTCTTGAAGTCGAAGG GGTTATTGCAGACATATATCGTTTAGGAAATCGGCAAGCGTTTAATGTAG CATTTCAGAAACTTGGGCTGGATTGTGCTAATTGGACAGAACCGATATATGCTGATCTGAGTAG GAAGGCTGCTGGTGATGAAGAACGGATGTTGATCTTATTTTTCAACAGG ATTGGCTGGCCTGCTTCATTGCCTACAAATGAAAAAGAAGCATTCATGAAAAGAGTTTTACGTGAAAAG CAAAAAGCTTTGGAAGATTTTTCTACCTCAAGCAGCTTAACTTTGCGACCTGGGGTTGAGAA GTTTACCTGTTGCCCTGTTGATAGCCTACAGCAAATATGGGGACAAAGCAG GTCTATTATTGAAAAACTGGGCCAAGAACGGTTGTCCAAAGTGAAAATAGTTGGTAAGGAAGAAGTGAAAGAAAGTTTGTATGGGCAACTTGTTCTAGGGAAAGGAGTGTCATCTAGCTTGGAGGAGTTACTTGCCAAAGAAGTACAGAAAGCAG CTACGATGGAGAAGCAAAGGATTGCACAGGATGTTGCATCCATTTTGAAACTAAGTGTTGATATAGATATCAGTTCGCCTGAAAG CTTGGAGAACATAATTGTAACATTGCGAGCTGGAGCTGAATATACAGGTTTACCTGTGGACAACTGTGTGCTGATAGCGGGAAGCCAATCTGGTGTCTATGGGGCTGAGCGAATAGGAATGccttgtgttgttatccgaagcgG CGCCACAGCTAGAGCTGAATTCCGGTCAGCAAAGGCTGTTATGGATGCATTTGGTGGAGCGGATCTAACTCTCTCTAAGCTGCGCCGCAAGAAGTGGTCGTAG
- the LOC103989589 gene encoding CBBY-like protein isoform X1 encodes MRDAVAASRINLRLSFPLPFSCDPPFPPRPMAAAAVARCLVLSGSLPGSPVAWHDVPKNPSPSPPPPLPCVAGFCRGSVGFPTFKNAKSPRFSSSRRFSSSDLQDSKPAQDLALLLEVEGVIADIYRLGNRQAFNVAFQKLGLDCANWTEPIYADLSRKAAGDEERMLILFFNRIGWPASLPTNEKEAFMKRVLREKQKALEDFSTSSSLTLRPGVENFIDDALNEGLPVALLIAYSKYGDKAGRSIIEKLGQERLSKVKIVGKEEVKESLYGQLVLGKGVSSSLEELLAKEVQKAATMEKQRIAQDVASILKLSVDIDISSPESLENIIVTLRAGAEYTGLPVDNCVLIAGSQSGVYGAERIGMPCVVIRSGATARAEFRSAKAVMDAFGGADLTLSKLRRKKWS; translated from the exons ATGAGAGACGCCGTCGCTGCTTCACGGATCAATCTGCGTCTCTCCTTCCCCCTTCCTTTCTCCTGCGATCCCCCCTTCCCACCGCGGCCGATGGCCGCGGCCGCCGTCGCCCGATGCCTCGTTCTTAGCGGTTCCCTCCCCGGCTCGCCCGTCGCCTGGCACGATGTCCCCAAGAACCCGTCTCCTTCTCCGCCGCCTCCGCTTCCCTGCGTTGCCGGCTTCTGCAGGGGCTCCGTCGGTTTTCCCACCTTCAAGAACGCCAAATCGCCCCGATTTTCGTCTTCCCGTCGCTTCTCCTCGTCCGATCTCCAAGATTCGAAGCCGGCGCAGGACCTCGCTCTTCTTCTTGAAGTCGAAGG GGTTATTGCAGACATATATCGTTTAGGAAATCGGCAAGCGTTTAATGTAG CATTTCAGAAACTTGGGCTGGATTGTGCTAATTGGACAGAACCGATATATGCTGATCTGAGTAG GAAGGCTGCTGGTGATGAAGAACGGATGTTGATCTTATTTTTCAACAGG ATTGGCTGGCCTGCTTCATTGCCTACAAATGAAAAAGAAGCATTCATGAAAAGAGTTTTACGTGAAAAG CAAAAAGCTTTGGAAGATTTTTCTACCTCAAGCAGCTTAACTTTGCGACCTGGGGTTGAGAA TTTTATTGATGATGCACTTAATGAAGGTTTACCTGTTGCCCTGTTGATAGCCTACAGCAAATATGGGGACAAAGCAGGCAG GTCTATTATTGAAAAACTGGGCCAAGAACGGTTGTCCAAAGTGAAAATAGTTGGTAAGGAAGAAGTGAAAGAAAGTTTGTATGGGCAACTTGTTCTAGGGAAAGGAGTGTCATCTAGCTTGGAGGAGTTACTTGCCAAAGAAGTACAGAAAGCAG CTACGATGGAGAAGCAAAGGATTGCACAGGATGTTGCATCCATTTTGAAACTAAGTGTTGATATAGATATCAGTTCGCCTGAAAG CTTGGAGAACATAATTGTAACATTGCGAGCTGGAGCTGAATATACAGGTTTACCTGTGGACAACTGTGTGCTGATAGCGGGAAGCCAATCTGGTGTCTATGGGGCTGAGCGAATAGGAATGccttgtgttgttatccgaagcgG CGCCACAGCTAGAGCTGAATTCCGGTCAGCAAAGGCTGTTATGGATGCATTTGGTGGAGCGGATCTAACTCTCTCTAAGCTGCGCCGCAAGAAGTGGTCGTAG
- the LOC135613698 gene encoding transcription factor JUNGBRUNNEN 1-like, with amino-acid sequence MEERREASGEQQVAVEEEEEDVVLPGFRFHPTDEELVGFYLRRKVEKKGFSIEIIKEIDIYKHDPWDLPKVISAGEKERYFFCLRGRKYRNSIRPNRVTRSGFWKATGIDRPVCSDTGDCIGLKKSLVYYKGSAGKGTKTEWMMHEFRLPSKNTSNTSLSMQEAEVWTICRILKRNGVCHRKSPPKWKESNNTKTQADSSSKTSSFESDSGNETMFFAASSYLQGGVMYVSNCYAEGEQMYGSQWNSIAQAPMAALRSDVASSPNVNDIFGDGNWDELGRIMESMTDQDMASCCRYT; translated from the exons ATGGAGGAGAGGAGGGAGGCGAGTGGAGAGCAGCAGGTGGcagtagaggaggaggaggaggatgtggTGCTTCCGGGATTCCGGTTTCATCCCACGGATGAAGAGCTTGTGGGGTTCTATCTGCGGAGGAAGGTGGAGAAGAAGGGTTTCAGCATAGAGATCATCAAAGAGATAGACATCTACAAACATGATCCATGGGATCTTCCAA AGGTCATATCTGCTGGAGAGAAGGAAAGGTACTTCTTTTGCTTGAGGGGTCGGAAGTACAGGAACAGCATACGGCCTAACAGGGTCACCAGATCCGGATTCTGGAAGGCCACCGGTATCGACCGGCCGGTCTGTTCCGATACCGGCGACTGCATCGGCCTCAAGAAGTCCCTCGTCTACTACAAAGGAAGCGCAGGCAAGGGCACCAAGACCGAATGGATGATGCACGAGTTCCGCCTTCCTTCCAAGAACACCAGCAACACCAGTCTCAGCATGCAAGAAGCG GAAGTATGGACGATATGTCGAATCTTGAAAAGAAATGGCGTCTGTCACAGAAAAAGCCCACCAAAGTGGAAAGAATCAAATAACACCAAAACCCAAGCTGATTCGAGTTCGAAAACTAGCAGCTTCGAATCCGACAGTGGAAACGAGACCATGTTCTTCGCCGCCTCAAGCTACCTTCAGGGAGGAGTGATGTACGTTAGCAACTGCTACGCTGAGGGGGAGCAAATGTATGGAAGCCAATGGAACTCGATAGCACAAGCTCCCATGGCCGCGTTGCGCTCCGACGTAGCGTCGAGTCCTAACGTGAATGACATCTTCGGAGATGGCAACTGGGATGAGCTTGGGAGGATCATGGAGTCCATGACAGACCAAGACATGGCCTCTTGTTGTAGATACACTTGA